In Thermosinus carboxydivorans Nor1, a genomic segment contains:
- the rnmV gene encoding ribonuclease M5 — protein sequence MLKEVIVVEGKQDIAAVRRAVDAEVVATGGYNLSPHVLAYLDQAYRKRGIIILTDPDSAGERIRRFLSKRYPEARHAFIPREEASSEDDIGVEQASPGAIRAALAKVRTQEWRPVEEFTWRDMVVNRLTGAPEASARRAALGARLGIGFANAKTFLRRLNYYGVARAEFIKALSELEAAHDSA from the coding sequence GTGCTGAAAGAAGTGATTGTGGTGGAAGGCAAGCAGGACATCGCTGCTGTTCGGCGGGCAGTAGACGCCGAGGTGGTGGCCACCGGCGGTTATAATTTGTCGCCGCACGTCCTTGCCTATCTTGACCAGGCGTACCGCAAACGGGGAATTATTATCCTGACCGATCCCGACAGTGCCGGCGAGCGTATTCGGCGCTTTTTGAGCAAGCGGTATCCCGAGGCCAGGCATGCCTTTATCCCGCGGGAGGAGGCCAGCAGCGAAGACGATATTGGCGTAGAGCAGGCTTCGCCAGGGGCGATCCGCGCGGCCTTGGCCAAGGTTCGCACCCAGGAGTGGCGGCCGGTAGAGGAGTTTACCTGGCGGGACATGGTGGTGAACCGGCTTACAGGCGCGCCCGAAGCGTCAGCCCGCCGGGCCGCTTTGGGTGCCAGACTGGGGATTGGCTTTGCCAACGCCAAAACCTTCTTGCGCCGGCTCAACTACTACGGCGTCGCCCGCGCTGAGTTTATTAAGGCCCTGTCAGAATTGGAGGCAGCACATGATTCGGCCTAA
- the rsmA gene encoding 16S rRNA (adenine(1518)-N(6)/adenine(1519)-N(6))-dimethyltransferase RsmA, with product MIRPKIAKRDVTLHILKTFGIQMSKKLGQNFLVDEQVVDGIVAAAAVKPGEAVLEIGPGIGTLTQGLAEAGANVTAVELDRQLLDVLAKTLAGYDNVRIIHGDILRIDISREIRAEKFKVIANLPYYITTPIIMRLLEERLPVELMVTMVQKEVAERMVAAPGSKDYGALSVAVQFYTQPEIMFVVPPQAFIPAPAVESAVIRCRVRSAPPVSVTDEKAFFRVVKAAFAQRRKTLANALKGGGIAQEVVDAMLRQTGIDGGRRGETLTLAEFAALANAWTSRQ from the coding sequence ATGATTCGGCCTAAAATTGCTAAACGGGACGTAACGCTCCACATTCTGAAAACTTTTGGCATTCAGATGAGCAAAAAACTGGGGCAAAATTTCCTGGTCGATGAGCAGGTAGTGGACGGTATTGTCGCGGCCGCAGCGGTAAAACCGGGCGAGGCGGTGCTGGAAATCGGGCCGGGCATCGGCACGCTGACGCAAGGCTTGGCCGAAGCCGGCGCGAACGTGACTGCTGTCGAGCTGGACCGGCAATTACTGGATGTATTGGCGAAAACACTGGCGGGATATGACAATGTGCGCATTATTCATGGCGATATTCTCCGCATCGACATTTCCCGGGAAATAAGGGCGGAAAAATTTAAAGTTATTGCCAATTTACCCTATTATATAACAACCCCAATTATCATGCGCCTATTGGAAGAGCGGCTGCCTGTTGAACTTATGGTAACAATGGTGCAAAAGGAAGTAGCCGAGCGAATGGTGGCTGCCCCTGGCAGCAAAGACTATGGCGCTTTGTCGGTAGCCGTACAGTTTTATACCCAACCAGAAATCATGTTTGTTGTTCCGCCGCAGGCGTTTATCCCTGCGCCGGCGGTCGAATCGGCAGTTATCCGCTGCCGCGTGCGGTCGGCCCCGCCGGTATCCGTAACCGATGAAAAGGCCTTCTTCCGCGTCGTTAAAGCTGCTTTTGCCCAGCGGCGCAAGACACTGGCCAACGCCTTGAAAGGCGGGGGCATTGCCCAAGAAGTGGTGGATGCCATGCTGCGCCAGACCGGCATTGACGGCGGTCGGCGCGGCGAAACGCTAACATTGGCCGAGTTTGCTGCCCTGGCAAACGCCTGGACTTCCCGGCAATAG